The following proteins come from a genomic window of Pelmatolapia mariae isolate MD_Pm_ZW linkage group LG17, Pm_UMD_F_2, whole genome shotgun sequence:
- the LOC134647041 gene encoding regulator of G-protein signaling 21-like has protein sequence MRENLASVSSPNMAFTDCMKPTELAADKEIKRKNWRNRIRLLLKTNSTQRVKNRLCRPSVDDVNQWAQSLDKLLSHKYGKIAFCIFLRSEFCDENIEFWSACEEFKKIKSRKEMASKANRIYEEFIKSEAPKEVNLDFHTKNAIAQSLHKPTATSFLVAQRKIYNLMENNSYPRFISSDLYKELYAAAEREDMDVKS, from the exons ATGAGAGAGAACCTTGCTAGTGTGTCATCCCCAAACATGGCATTTACTGACTGCATGAAACCAACAGAGCTGGCCGCAGACAAGGAGATCAA GAGGAAAAACTGGAGGAACAGAATACGACTTCTCCTGAAGACAAATTCTACACAGCGTGTGAAAAACAGACTCTGCCG GCCAAGCGTAGATGACGTGAACCAATGGGCGCAGTCGCTTGACAAGCTGCTCAGTCATAAAT ATGGGAAAATTGCATTTTGCATCTTTCTGAGGTCTGAATTCTGCGATGAGAACATTGAGTTTTGGTCGGCCTGCGAGGAGTTCAAGAAGATCAAGTCACGGAAGGAAATGGCATCCAAGGCCAACCGCATTTACGAGGAGTTCATTAAAAGTGAAGCGCCAAAGGAG GTCAACTTGGATTTCCACACCAAAAATGCCATCGCACAGAGTCTCCACAAGCCCACTGCAACTAGCTTCCTGGTAGCTCAGAGGAAAATCTACAACCTGATGGAGAACAACTCTTACCCCAGGTTTATCAGCTCTGACCTCTACAAAGAACTGTATGCAGCTGCAGAAAGAGAGGACATGGACGTTAAGTCCTAG